Sequence from the Pedobacter sp. D749 genome:
TTGAAAAAAGCCTGCAATAATTAATAGTTGTGCTGCAATAGGAATTACTGCTGCATCTTCGGTATAAATAAAAGGCATGATGTTGTTGGCTAGTACAAAAATAACCGCAGTACAACACATAAACAATAAAATAACGTGATAACTGGCTATAGCAGATTTACGTAAATCGTCAAAATTTTTCTTTCCAAAGTTATTTCCTGTTTTAATGGTCGCTGCAGAAGCTACACCACTGGCAATCATATAAGTCATTGCGGCTAAACTAATGGCGATTTGATGTGCAGCCTGTTCTGTTGCACCAATCGTACCAATAAGCACTGCTGCCCCACTAAAAGCACTGATTTCGAAAGAGTATTGCATGGCAACCGGCATTCCGATCTTTGCAATTTTAATTGCCCTTATTTTATCAAAAAACGTGGCTTTAAAACTCGTCAGGTACTTTTTAAAGTACTGTGAACGTAAAACGTAAAAACACATTACTGTAGCCATTAAAATCCTGTCAATTAGAGTACTTAAACCTACTCCGCTAACACCCATCGATTTAATGCCGAACATTCCTTTAACGAAAATAATTCCCAGGATGATATTGAGTGCATTTCCCCAGATCGAAACGAACATCGCCTGTTTGGTAAAACCTAAGCCCTCAGCAAACTGTTTAAAGGTCTGAAAAATCAATAATGGAATAATTGAAATTGATAAAAGATTCAGGTAGGGTTTTGCATAGCGTACTACCTCAGGGGTTTGTTCAAGTCGATCGATGACAAAAAATATCCCCAATTGAACCAGTACATATAAAAATATGCCTATACAGATATTAATGATTAAACTGTTTGACAGAAGTTTTCCGCATTCATCGTAATTCTGCCGACCGTTTTCTTGTGCTATGAGTGGCGTTAAACCATAAGAAATACCCAATCCTATTACTAAAATAAGCATGAATATGCTATTAACCAGCGAAACAGCAGCCAATTGAATAGTATCCGTAAAATGACCTACAATAATACTATCAGCCATGTGTACCAAAGTATGACCAACCTGAGAACCTACAATTGGCAGCGCCAAATGAAGATTTTCTTTGTAATAGGGTTTATACCTGGTGTAAATTTTAGAAAACATAAGATTGCAAAGGTCGCGTTTTTAAAGCTCAAAAAGTAGGGATGTAGAAAAGTTAATCTCTAACGGTCGTCCTTTCGACTGAAGCAAAGCGGAATGGAGAAACCTAAAGAGATAGATTTTTCTTCCGAATTTCAGAGGCTGTGCTTCAGTCTAGATGACGTGGCACGAGAAATCGTCATTCCCAACTCAATTGGGAATCTTAATGCAATAAGCGTAAAGATTAAGATTCCCGCCTGCGCCTATCGTGTGGACACATCTTTTTGAGTTTAATTTTTTAGGCGTTTTGCTAGCTTCCTTAAATAACCCATTGTTTTAACCGAAGAACGCCGTCAATCCCAAGGGCCGGAGAAATCAAAAAAACAGGTGCAGAATAGAACAAATAGCATTGCCAAACCTAAAACGCAGTGGTTTTGTGTTCATAAACGCTAATTTAAAGTTTTAAAGAAGTATTGAACACAAAACGAAGTGCCGCTGTTTTTTTGATGTGTATAGGA
This genomic interval carries:
- a CDS encoding MATE family efflux transporter is translated as MFSKIYTRYKPYYKENLHLALPIVGSQVGHTLVHMADSIIVGHFTDTIQLAAVSLVNSIFMLILVIGLGISYGLTPLIAQENGRQNYDECGKLLSNSLIINICIGIFLYVLVQLGIFFVIDRLEQTPEVVRYAKPYLNLLSISIIPLLIFQTFKQFAEGLGFTKQAMFVSIWGNALNIILGIIFVKGMFGIKSMGVSGVGLSTLIDRILMATVMCFYVLRSQYFKKYLTSFKATFFDKIRAIKIAKIGMPVAMQYSFEISAFSGAAVLIGTIGATEQAAHQIAISLAAMTYMIASGVASAATIKTGNNFGKKNFDDLRKSAIASYHVILLFMCCTAVIFVLANNIMPFIYTEDAAVIPIAAQLLIIAGFFQLFDGTQVVGLGVLRGIGDVNIPTFITFLAYWVVGIPIGYVLGFHFNLGVNGIWYGLTLGLLTASILLFLRFQNKTRSLKMEQMHP